One genomic segment of Plasmodium cynomolgi strain B DNA, chromosome 14, whole genome shotgun sequence includes these proteins:
- a CDS encoding hypothetical protein (putative), translating into MYECIDFEALKEEVRRERLQGKETNKVDAGAGKELDWAMCDLMKGQMSNFTGGLQSDLKGDMKDELRKAPQNCLAKDPRSSPKEDIEIMRAKMVIKTINPTHLYNYFQLQLDQGNNKSIFLVDLQMEREFQMHQIKSAVHIRNEPEINKMKKEIELKKNAKVVFYHTNEKVQREPHYARLLYSHFANVKANFYFLKGGYKNFEKEYFFLCIVKNRLNRSVSAFINYQACINYPIKFSSNLFVGTLIHIINPFINNHLKIKYVYDFTDSGYEMKNVEEIKYSRYNVIDRIVENSIT; encoded by the coding sequence ATGTATGAATGCATAGATTTTGAAGCTTTGAAAGAGGAAGTCAGAAGGGAAAGGCTCCAGGGGAAAGAGACCAATAAGGTTGATGCGGGTGCAGGGAAGGAGCTCGACTGGGCGATGTGCGACTTGATGAAGGGGCAGATGAGTAACTTCACGGGTGGGCTGCAGAGCGACCTGAAGGGCGACATGAAGGATGAGCTGAGGAAGGCCCCGCAGAACTGCTTAGCCAAGGATCCCCGAAGTAGCCCAAAGGAGGACATCGAAATTATGCGCGCGAAGATGGTCATCAAAACGATAAACCCGACTCACCTGTACAACTACTTCCAGCTGCAACTAGACCAAGGAAACAACAAGAGCATTTTTCTCGTTGACCTTCAGATGGAAAGGGAATTCCAAATGCACCAAATAAAAAGTGCTGTACATATAAGAAACGAACCCGAAatcaacaaaatgaagaaggaaatcgagttgaaaaaaaacgcaaaggtAGTATTTTATCATACGAATGAAAAGGTTCAAAGGGAGCCCCATTATGCCCGTCTGCTGTATAGCCACTTCGCCAATGTGAAAGCCAACTTTTATTTCCTAAAGGGaggatataaaaattttgaaaaggaatacttctttttatgtatagTGAAAAATAGACTTAACAGAAGCGTATCGGCCTTCATCAATTACCAAGCGTGTATTAACTACCCCATAAAATTCAGCAGCAACCTTTTCGTGGGAACTCTCATCCATATTATCAATCCGTTCATAAATAACCATTTGaagataaaatatgtttacgATTTTACGGACTCTGGatatgaaatgaaaaatgtagaagaaataaaatactcGAGATATAATGTGATAGACAGAATTGTAGAAAATTCAATTACAC
- a CDS encoding peptidase (putative), with protein MDPKNNMFFCSNTLMEHRRVASNFLSMSREKSYAYERHQDGVSFILSLFPLLIISGVHLWIKTNGYYIGNLFLMITYFFSFFFFILYYYNSYAVFVLFVFFSFFISLCLHEFAHALVAYKYGDITMVYKGYLYLDIVNYLDIFHTLIIPCIMLLTTGFGLPGNLYWLQLHFIRSRFQLSFIYLSGPISDILCILVIVFFYNFYAYFKNNKNLSVQPNSILFISLATAASFLVDSFLLNICPIFGFDGWGILEPYLPYCVNSLINEEIVNTYLSYICPLMVFIYFNFIETKYLFFTKIVNFILARILGIEISHVTIGVNAFPTLYAYLRNV; from the exons atggatccAAAAAACAACATGTTCTTTTGCAGCAACACACTAATGGAACACAGAAGAGTAGCCAGCAATTTCCTTTCCATGAGCAGAGAAAAAAGTTACGCTTATGAGAGGCACCAAGACGGCGTGtcgtttattttatctttgttCCCTTTGTTAATAATAAGTGGGGTTCATCTTtggataaaaacaaatggttACTACATTGGGAATTTATTCCTAATGATAacttatttcttttctttttttttcttcattttgtattattataattcttATGCAGTTTTTGTCctatttgtgtttttctcctttttcatatCATTATGTTTACACGAATTTGCCCACGCCCTTGTTGCGTACAAATACGGAGACATTACGATGGTTTACAAAGGCTACCTCTATCTGGACattgtaaattatttagaCATTTTTCATACCCTCATAATACCATGTATAATGCTGCTTACAACAGGCTTTGGGTTACCAGGAAATTTATATTGGCTACAACTACATTTTATAAGAAGCAGATTTCAGCtgtcatttatttatttatcaggCCCCATATCAGACATTTTGTGTATTCTggtaattgtttttttttacaatttttacgcATACTTTaagaataacaaaaatttaagtgTACAGCCGAACTCGATTTTATTCATATCTCTTGCGACGGCTGCTTCTTTCCTCGTggattcttttcttttaaacaTTTGTCCAATTTTTGGCTTTGACGGATGGGGAATCTTGGAGCCCTACCTTCCCTACTGTGTAAATAGCCT AATCAACGAAGAAATTGTGAACACCTATTTGTCTTACATATGCCCCCTCAtggtttttatatattttaactttATCGAAACCAAGTACCTCTTCTTCACAAAGATTGTTAACTTTATATTGGCGCGCATTCTCGGAATTGAGATTTCGCACGTTACGATTGGAGTTAACGCGTTTCCAACGTTGTATGCTTACCTCAGAAATGTGTAG
- a CDS encoding hypothetical protein (putative), with product MNKNINAKRSNIALLDSRLTANLHTIKSYIGELIQIGAIQNLNINKKNITRICLNIINNVIEKQEGRKETVWDPHTDDDKMQIADNTVATENREDEKLELRLNTQEFIELENFLL from the coding sequence atgaacaaaaatatcaacGCCAAACGTTCAAACATCGCACTGCTAGACAGCAGACTCACTGCCAATCTACATACCATCAAAAGTTACATAGGCGAATTAATCCAGATTGGTGCCATTCAAAATCtcaatattaataaaaagaacatcACGAGGATCTGCCtaaacataataaataatgtCATAGAAAAGCAGGAGGGCAGAAAAGAAACCGTTTGGGATCCTCACACTGATGATGATAAGATGCAAATAGCTGATAACACTGTGGCAACGGAAAATAGGGAGGATGAGAAATTAGAACTTCGATTAAATACGCAAGAATTTATCGAGCTTGAAAATTTCCTCTTA
- a CDS encoding hypothetical protein (putative), producing the protein MPHHLTSFVAALTGSISSGTCCGCIPFSFSPAVTPAVASSTAPLSAAVPNTAIPAAVASQSAVSSTPVLTSAMAFFAPLLAFYKKYNIFEETKECTKEKVDKMCQCNLVTGEELYYHSQHLPNEEAYLHGKNNYKTVVDDPESNTSDEETTNKRNLNSEEMIKEELESLSQDKSLPSSACSIHSFLEDAEEELFKNSSTY; encoded by the coding sequence ATGCCGCACCATTTAACTTCCTTCGTAGCCGCTTTAACTGGGTCTATCAGCTCAGGAACATGTTGCGGTTGCATCCCCTTCAGTTTCTCCCCAGCCGTCACCCCGGCAGTTGCATCCTCAACGGCCCCCCTGTCAGCCGCCGTTCCGAACACAGCCATACCCGCAGCTGTTGCCTCGCAAAGTGCTGTGTCATCCACCCCCGTGTTAACAAGTGCCATGGCATTCTTCGCCCCATTATTAgccttttacaaaaaatacaacatcTTTGAAGAAACAAAAGAGTGCACAAAGGAGAAGGTGGACAAAATGTGCCAATGCAATTTAGTCACCGGAGAGGAGTTATATTATCATAGTCAACACTtaccaaatgaagaagccTATCttcatggaaaaaataattacaaaacaGTCGTGGATGACCCTGAAAGTAACACTAGTGATGAAGAAACGACGAACAAGCGGAATTTAAATAGTGAGGAAATGATTAAAGAAGAACTCGAGTCACTAAGTCAGGACAAGTCCCTTCCAAGCAGCGCATGCTCTATACACTCCTTTCTAGAAGACGCAGAAGAAGagttgtttaaaaattcaagTACGTAC
- a CDS encoding hypothetical protein (putative), whose protein sequence is MNVPGGRDDGENEGANTVFANGDGCSLVLLMEDKRDRKDTQKKEYPAKKGYLTKNYPGKKEYTSKKAYTPIGEYTVENAYTACKANQGEADKNDANVVEGGKSKKNEERVITGMIKILEEMKESDDTSDAVDPGLNPGGHQQGTECATQVQNGDEVNRNTYPRRDDTKLHVGLDYSTFYLDTPYKIIKCMNKGSHFLFWGSDTLCGQSDQVTKEFKMNEMKKNNCEELRNSRFIFFDRQKKLLVLKYNIRSNSFNYVSESDPIYVYFYQLHEKNFLDDNIIKEKKNSILIYPYTYVKVWESLTCYINEEVINKIEPINKTFCSSFLEEEEKKKKKGGTGLLREEEMNLCNQPYMFYSVIPRYPASKTYPKEGRVSGGSRHKKEDNVGVNTTEGDGAGGISMEGDEAGGINMEGDIVGVNVEGEDVARSGVSVGDHEVGPNEPPNDHLNSANESYFERIDVDDRHKKYVPSDLTIIHLEKYWILKEIIQQEYTYVYYENEKKEGFHKFENKLFYILGEFQFAYILFHLGFNYQSFVQWRKLFELLSNSQHLVTNFADFFEEALRVISIHLSYLSDDFFDNTDNSFILFGVYNIYEIVSGVGDVQEGITNVMNSIDSIIYAKLGLHLPDLSFVYEEFQPTYVDDD, encoded by the exons ATGAACGTGCCTGGCGGGAGAGACGACGGTGAAAATGAAGGCGCAAATACCGTTTTCGCGAACGGTGATGGGTGTTCGCTTGTGTTGCTTATGGAAGATAAAAGGGATAGGAAGGacacccaaaaaaaggagtaccCCGCTAAGAAGGGGTACCTCACGAAGAATTACCCCGGTAAAAAGGAGTACACCTCGAAAAAGGCGTACACCCCGATAGGGGAATACACAGTAGAAAATGCGTACACCGCGTGTAAAGCCAACCAAGGGGAGGCCGATAAAAACGACGCAAACGTGGTAGAGGGTGGAAAATccaagaaaaatgaagaaagagtGATCACAGGAATGATCAAGATCCTTGAGGAAATGAAAGAGAGCGATGATACATCTGATGCTGTAGATCCTGGGTTAAACCCAGGTGGTCATCAGCAAGGCACCGAGTGCGCTACGCAggtgcaaaatggagacgAAGTTAACCGGAATACGTACCCACGTAGAGACGACACAAAATTGCATGTAGGGTTGGATTACTCCACTTTCTACCTTGACACCccatataaaattattaagtgCATGAATAAAGGTagccattttcttttctgggGTAGTGACACACTGTGTGGCCAAAGTGACCAAGTGACAAAAGAGTTTAAAAtgaacgaaatgaaaaaaaataactgcgAGGAGTTAAGAAATAGtaggttcattttttttgatagGCAAAAGAAACTACTCGTGCTAAAGTACAACATCAGAAGTAACAGTTTTAATTACGTAAGTGAAAGCGACCCTATTTATGTGTACTTTTATCaattacatgaaaaaaattttttagatgataatattattaaagaaaaaaaaaactcgatTTTAATTTACCCGTACACATATGTGAAAGTATGGGAAAGCTTAACTTGTTACATTAACGAGGaggtaataaataaaattgagcCAATTAATAAAACCTtttgctcctccttcttggaagaagaagaaaaaaaaaaaaaaaaggggggtacgGGTTTGCTTAGGGAGGAAGAGATGAATCTGTGCAACCAGCCCTACATGTTTTATTCCGTGATTCCGAGGTACCCCGCAAGTAAGACTTACCCAAAGGAGGGGAGAGTGAGCGGCGGTAGTCGGCATAAGAAGGAAGACAATGTAGGGGTGAACACTACAGAGGGTGACGGAGCAGGCGGCATCAGTATGGAGGGTGACGAAGCAGGAGGCATCAATATGGAGGGTGACATCGTAGGTGTCAATGTAGAGGGTGAGGATGTAGCACGTTCGGGCGTATCGGTCGGTGACCATGAGGTTGGCCCCAATGAGCCGCCCAACGACCATCTGAACAGCGCGAATGAGAGCTACTTCGAACGCATCGATGTAGACGACAGACATAAGAAGTATGTACCGTCCGACTTAACCATCATCCATTTGGAGAAGTATTGGATTCTGAAGGAGATAATTCAGCAAGAATATACTTACGTGTATTATGAgaatgaaaagaaggaaggtTTTCACAAGTTTGAAAATAAgcttttctacattttgggCGAATTTCAGTTTGCCTATATTCTCTTCCATTTAGGTTTTAACTATCAGTCCTTCGTTCAGTGGCGGAAGCTGTTTGAGCTCCTTTCCAATTCGCAGCACTTGGTGACCAACTTTGCAG ACTTCTTCGAAGAAGCCTTAAGAGTCATTTCCATCCACCTAAGCTACCTGAGTGATGACTTTTTTGACAACACTGACAACAGTTTTATTCTTTTTGGAGTTTACAACATATACGAAATAGTTAGTGGCGTGGGGGACGTGCAGGAAGGCATAACCAACGTGATGAATTCCATAGACTCTATAATTTATGCAAAGCTGGGGTTACATTTGCCCGACTTGTCCTTTGTGTATGAAGAGTTCCAGCCCACGTACGTAGATGACGATTAG